One segment of Rhodothermus bifroesti DNA contains the following:
- a CDS encoding heavy metal translocating P-type ATPase — protein MERPTTLETTTPETELALRLPVEGMECAACAVRIERHLRRLPGVREASVNYATGEAAVQIDPQAVHLEQLITAVEAAGYGVRTETLTCKLTRRPSADELAALFGRINGVLTWEVVTEDSAPAVRLRYVPVIADPTLLQQQLMAAGLLAAPEHLTSSSNREALRRERERLYRDVRRRFWTAALLSLPVVVLAMGHDTLEFPGSLWVQLLLTTPVVFWAGRPFFTGAWRAFRHHAADMNTLVALGVGAAYLYSTVATVFPGFFEAAGRAPDVYFEAAAVIVTLILLGRTLEARARAQTSAAIEKLLDLQPPRARLERNGRIEEVPIEAVRVGDRVVVRPGEKIPVDGIVEEGIAAVDESMITGESVPVDKKPGDFVIGGTVSQSGALVVRVTRIGRDTVLQQIVRLVEEAQARKAPIQRLADRVAGIFVPVVLLVAIATFVLWFDFGPEPRLTHALLTFVSVLIIACPCALGLATPTAILVATGRAAQLGVLVKGGDALERLRQVDLVVFDKTGTLTEGRPRLERVVPLNGHDPDRLLILAAAAEQRSEHPLARAIVQAAETRGFTLPPVADFRATAGLGVEARVDGQRVEIGRPAFLAERGQPVPQEVAAALAAEGYTVVAMALEGRPAGLLALSDTLRPSAEPAIRLLHRMGLRVAMLTGDSETAAAAIARQLGIDEVHANVLPQDKAAAIAAFQAAGHVVAMVGDGINDAPALAQADVGIAMGSGTDVAIEAGDVALMRPDLKVVVDVFRLSARTLRTIKQNLFFAFIYNVLGIPIAAGVLYPFTGLLLSPVIASAAMALSSVSVVTNSLRLRRFQVEQLP, from the coding sequence ATGGAGCGCCCGACCACATTGGAAACCACCACTCCTGAAACGGAGCTTGCGCTCCGTCTGCCTGTGGAGGGCATGGAGTGTGCCGCCTGTGCGGTGCGCATTGAACGGCACCTGCGGCGCCTGCCGGGCGTGCGCGAAGCCAGTGTGAACTACGCTACAGGCGAAGCCGCCGTGCAGATCGACCCCCAGGCCGTGCACCTGGAACAGCTTATCACAGCCGTAGAAGCTGCAGGCTACGGCGTCCGTACCGAAACGCTCACGTGTAAGCTTACGCGCAGGCCTTCAGCCGACGAACTGGCAGCGCTCTTTGGCCGCATCAATGGCGTACTCACCTGGGAAGTGGTAACCGAAGACAGTGCGCCTGCCGTTCGGCTGCGCTACGTGCCCGTGATCGCTGACCCGACCCTGCTGCAACAGCAGCTTATGGCGGCCGGCCTGCTTGCCGCGCCTGAACACCTAACCAGTTCAAGCAACCGTGAGGCACTCCGACGCGAGCGAGAGCGGCTGTACCGAGACGTACGCCGACGCTTTTGGACAGCTGCGCTCCTGAGTCTTCCTGTCGTTGTGCTTGCCATGGGGCACGACACACTGGAGTTCCCGGGCTCTCTGTGGGTCCAGCTTTTACTCACAACACCCGTTGTTTTCTGGGCTGGCCGTCCATTCTTTACCGGTGCTTGGCGGGCTTTTCGCCACCACGCGGCAGATATGAACACACTGGTGGCCCTAGGTGTGGGTGCTGCCTATTTGTACAGTACAGTAGCCACCGTTTTTCCAGGCTTTTTTGAAGCTGCTGGCCGCGCACCAGACGTTTACTTCGAGGCCGCAGCGGTTATTGTGACGCTTATTCTACTTGGGCGCACGCTGGAAGCCCGGGCGCGCGCTCAAACCAGTGCAGCCATTGAGAAACTGCTTGACCTGCAGCCGCCCCGCGCACGCCTTGAGCGAAACGGCCGCATAGAAGAGGTTCCTATCGAAGCCGTACGCGTGGGCGATCGCGTCGTGGTACGCCCAGGGGAAAAAATTCCGGTAGACGGCATCGTCGAAGAAGGCATCGCCGCCGTCGACGAAAGCATGATCACGGGGGAATCGGTTCCGGTCGATAAAAAACCTGGGGATTTTGTTATTGGGGGCACGGTAAGCCAAAGTGGCGCGCTAGTGGTACGGGTAACCCGCATCGGACGCGACACGGTGCTCCAACAGATTGTCCGGCTTGTTGAAGAAGCTCAGGCCCGCAAGGCTCCGATTCAGCGCTTAGCCGACCGTGTAGCCGGGATCTTTGTCCCAGTGGTACTTTTGGTCGCCATCGCCACGTTTGTGCTCTGGTTCGACTTCGGGCCTGAGCCGCGCCTAACGCACGCGCTGCTCACGTTTGTTTCGGTACTCATCATCGCCTGCCCCTGTGCGCTGGGCTTAGCCACGCCTACAGCCATCTTGGTCGCCACTGGTCGCGCAGCTCAGCTTGGTGTGCTTGTAAAAGGCGGTGATGCCTTAGAGCGGCTGCGCCAAGTCGACCTGGTAGTCTTCGACAAAACTGGCACGCTCACTGAAGGCCGACCGCGCCTGGAGCGCGTTGTGCCGCTTAACGGCCACGATCCGGATCGGCTCCTCATATTGGCCGCGGCTGCCGAGCAGCGCTCAGAGCATCCGCTAGCTCGCGCTATTGTGCAAGCAGCCGAAACGCGCGGCTTCACGCTTCCACCGGTTGCCGACTTTCGGGCTACCGCTGGCTTAGGCGTTGAAGCCCGCGTTGATGGCCAGCGGGTCGAAATCGGTCGCCCAGCTTTTTTGGCCGAACGCGGCCAGCCGGTACCCCAAGAGGTTGCAGCTGCCCTAGCCGCCGAAGGCTACACCGTAGTAGCCATGGCGCTCGAAGGAAGGCCTGCAGGCTTGCTGGCCTTATCGGATACGCTGCGCCCTTCGGCCGAGCCGGCTATTCGCCTCCTGCATCGCATGGGGTTGCGCGTGGCCATGCTTACCGGCGACAGCGAAACGGCTGCCGCAGCGATAGCCCGGCAATTGGGCATCGATGAAGTGCACGCCAACGTGTTGCCACAAGACAAAGCCGCCGCCATTGCAGCCTTTCAAGCAGCAGGACATGTGGTAGCCATGGTAGGCGACGGCATCAACGATGCACCCGCCTTGGCCCAGGCCGACGTTGGGATTGCTATGGGCTCAGGCACGGATGTGGCTATCGAAGCAGGCGACGTAGCCCTCATGCGCCCAGACTTGAAGGTGGTGGTTGATGTTTTTCGGCTCTCAGCCCGAACGCTTCGCACCATCAAGCAAAACCTGTTTTTTGCGTTCATCTACAACGTGCTGGGAATTCCCATTGCTGCAGGTGTGCTTTACCCCTTCACCGGCCTACTGCTCAGTCCGGTGATCGCTTCGGCAGCCATGGCGCTTTCAAGCGTCTCGGTCGTCACCAACAGTTTGCGCCTGCGGCGCTTTCAAGTGGAACAATTACCTTAA
- a CDS encoding MerR family transcriptional regulator — MLLTRSALAEAAGVHAETIRYYEQRGLLPPPQRNASGYRTYNTTDIARLRFIKRAQELGFSLREIEELLALEVMPGAHSGLVRERALAKIAEIEAKIRDLARMRDTLCRLVASCDGQAPIEHCPILHALHDDHGAPDHIGNHHS; from the coding sequence ATGCTCCTGACGCGCAGCGCGTTGGCCGAAGCGGCCGGCGTCCATGCTGAAACGATTCGCTACTATGAGCAGCGGGGGCTATTGCCTCCACCGCAGCGCAACGCCTCAGGCTATCGAACTTACAACACCACCGACATAGCCCGCTTGCGCTTTATTAAACGGGCACAGGAGCTGGGTTTTTCGCTTCGCGAAATCGAAGAGCTTTTGGCGCTCGAAGTAATGCCAGGTGCCCATAGCGGCTTGGTACGTGAGCGCGCGTTGGCCAAAATCGCTGAAATCGAAGCAAAAATTCGCGACCTAGCGCGCATGCGCGATACGCTCTGCCGCCTGGTAGCCAGCTGCGATGGCCAGGCGCCGATCGAGCACTGTCCTATTTTGCACGCTCTGCACGACGATCATGGAGCGCCCGACCACATTGGAAACCACCACTCCTGA
- a CDS encoding TonB-dependent receptor, producing the protein MKKIFWNRFRFGWWVLLLGLGGLVATEAYAQATLRGKVTDRDTGEPLPGANVVIQGTLRGAATDVDGNFLIPSVAPGQYTLVISYVGYERAEVPVTVAEGARTVEVNVQLVWVGIMGQEVVITAQVAGQLAAINEQFSSSVVKNVVSRDRILELPDNNAAESIGRLPGIVILRSGGEATNVAIRGLLPKYNTVTVNGVRLPDTDPSNRVVDLSLISSNILDGIEVRKAITPDMDADAVGGNIDLRLRSAPSGWMVDLLATGGYAGLQNYWGNYKFVGTASNRFFGDRLGVIATFNADHYNRSADKLGINWTADDINPQTNEREPRFDSFNLREETVFRGRTGGSVLLDYTIAGGRLLGNLFYNALKDDAFIRRYGPSVDNLQGSVEDYNTRTSILTSGLGIEQNLGAFRYDAQAFYTRSRRRAPENYVWEFWRDGTALGVGRAELFGLSPDSVWHLVRHDSTMQLTSIWVDQERLDEDQWGLQANLQKPFHWGWVSGYVKVGGKLRWLERAFDRERNGRQGLRYPSDNVERCLLQTLGPTWEERYALADSVYGVPGLPIAVIQRSYGRQGQFLEGRYGLGPVADEHLLKELTRALQASPCQAEYQNNTIESLGRDYDGIERYQAAYVMAELKLGRYITLIPGIRYERDFSRYNGQRFREVTSGYNYAPPADLEPLRVERENIFWLPMIHLDVRPVSWMAVRLARTETISRPSYYQYAPITSINTWRSFIWAANAKLRPSHATNYDASLQFATSRFGLFGISVFYKRIDDLLIEVEYPAQLFRNVNGDTTVIGVPEGTNVPLAWLIGASPQLQTTINNEEPAKYWGYELEWQTNFSYLPGALKGLVLSFNYTRGFSETTYHYYRKLREYVPGSRPPRYIYSLIDTTRTGRMPGQAAHVLNVTLGYDYKGFSARLSYLYQSDIADYVNPRERLNDVFVGPYSRFDLSIRQKIRANLELYANLNNVNNRPDERYTGQDTLNPDYHFSRQYLSYRELYGYTVDVGFRYRF; encoded by the coding sequence ATGAAAAAAATCTTTTGGAATCGCTTTCGGTTTGGATGGTGGGTATTGCTGCTTGGTCTAGGCGGGCTTGTGGCAACGGAGGCATATGCGCAGGCAACGCTGCGGGGAAAGGTGACTGACCGGGATACAGGAGAGCCGCTTCCCGGAGCAAATGTGGTGATCCAAGGCACGCTGCGTGGGGCAGCTACGGATGTGGATGGGAATTTTCTCATTCCCAGTGTAGCTCCAGGTCAGTACACCTTGGTGATTTCGTATGTGGGCTATGAGCGGGCCGAGGTGCCCGTAACGGTGGCTGAAGGCGCGCGTACCGTTGAAGTGAATGTGCAGTTGGTGTGGGTAGGCATCATGGGGCAGGAGGTGGTGATTACGGCGCAGGTTGCGGGTCAGCTTGCGGCCATTAATGAGCAGTTCTCTTCGTCTGTGGTCAAAAATGTAGTTTCGCGTGACCGCATCCTAGAGTTGCCCGACAACAATGCTGCCGAGTCGATCGGTCGCCTTCCAGGCATTGTGATTTTGCGTTCCGGGGGTGAAGCGACCAACGTGGCCATTCGGGGTCTTTTGCCCAAGTATAACACGGTCACGGTCAACGGCGTGCGTTTGCCCGACACCGACCCCAGCAACCGGGTGGTGGACCTTTCGCTAATTTCTTCCAACATCCTCGACGGCATTGAAGTACGCAAGGCGATTACGCCCGACATGGATGCCGATGCGGTGGGGGGAAATATCGACTTGCGGTTGCGCAGCGCTCCTTCGGGCTGGATGGTTGATCTATTGGCAACTGGAGGGTATGCGGGGCTTCAAAATTATTGGGGCAATTACAAGTTTGTGGGCACAGCCAGCAATCGCTTTTTTGGCGACCGCCTAGGAGTGATTGCTACGTTTAACGCTGACCACTACAATCGCAGCGCCGATAAGCTGGGCATCAACTGGACCGCCGACGACATCAATCCCCAAACCAACGAGCGTGAACCCCGATTCGACAGCTTTAATCTGCGCGAAGAAACGGTCTTCCGAGGACGGACTGGTGGCAGTGTCCTGTTGGACTATACCATTGCGGGTGGCCGGCTTTTAGGCAACCTGTTCTACAATGCGCTGAAAGATGATGCTTTTATTCGGCGTTATGGCCCTTCGGTAGACAACCTGCAGGGCAGCGTAGAAGACTACAACACGCGCACGTCCATCTTGACCAGTGGACTAGGTATCGAACAAAACTTAGGGGCATTCCGCTACGATGCCCAAGCTTTTTATACCCGCTCGCGCCGTAGGGCACCAGAAAACTACGTTTGGGAGTTCTGGCGGGATGGCACAGCGCTCGGTGTAGGGCGGGCAGAGCTATTTGGCCTATCGCCAGACAGCGTTTGGCATTTGGTGCGGCATGACTCTACGATGCAGCTCACTTCGATTTGGGTAGATCAAGAGCGTTTGGACGAAGACCAATGGGGCCTTCAGGCAAACCTGCAGAAGCCATTCCATTGGGGGTGGGTATCGGGGTATGTCAAAGTAGGAGGTAAGCTGCGCTGGCTGGAGCGTGCCTTTGACCGCGAGCGAAACGGCCGTCAGGGATTGCGCTATCCTAGCGACAATGTCGAACGGTGTTTGCTGCAGACGTTAGGGCCAACGTGGGAGGAGCGCTATGCCCTTGCCGATTCGGTCTATGGCGTGCCGGGCCTTCCTATAGCTGTCATTCAGCGTAGTTATGGGCGTCAGGGGCAGTTTTTAGAAGGACGCTACGGCCTAGGGCCCGTAGCTGACGAGCACCTGCTGAAGGAGCTTACGCGAGCGCTGCAGGCCTCGCCTTGCCAGGCTGAGTATCAGAACAACACGATTGAGTCGCTGGGGCGCGATTACGATGGCATCGAGCGCTACCAAGCAGCTTATGTGATGGCCGAGTTAAAACTGGGGCGCTACATCACCCTTATTCCAGGCATTCGCTACGAACGGGACTTTTCACGCTACAACGGCCAGCGTTTCCGCGAAGTCACTTCGGGCTACAACTATGCTCCTCCAGCCGATCTAGAGCCTCTGCGGGTGGAGCGTGAAAACATCTTCTGGCTGCCCATGATTCACCTAGACGTGCGTCCGGTCAGCTGGATGGCTGTGCGGCTAGCCCGCACGGAGACTATCTCTAGACCCAGCTACTACCAATATGCGCCTATCACGTCGATTAATACCTGGCGCTCGTTCATCTGGGCTGCAAACGCTAAACTGCGGCCTTCCCACGCTACGAACTACGATGCCTCGTTGCAATTTGCCACATCACGCTTTGGCTTGTTTGGAATTTCAGTCTTTTATAAGCGGATAGATGACCTGCTCATTGAGGTCGAATATCCCGCACAGCTCTTCCGGAATGTCAATGGCGACACCACGGTCATTGGCGTCCCTGAAGGTACCAACGTGCCGCTGGCATGGCTCATTGGCGCTAGTCCCCAACTGCAAACGACCATCAACAACGAAGAGCCCGCCAAGTACTGGGGTTATGAACTGGAGTGGCAAACGAACTTTTCCTACCTACCTGGGGCGCTTAAAGGGCTGGTGCTAAGCTTTAACTATACCCGAGGTTTTTCAGAGACAACCTACCATTACTATCGTAAGTTGCGCGAGTATGTCCCAGGTTCTCGCCCGCCGCGCTACATCTATTCGCTGATCGACACCACGCGCACGGGCCGCATGCCAGGGCAAGCAGCACACGTGCTCAACGTCACCTTAGGATACGATTATAAAGGGTTTTCAGCGCGTCTTTCCTACCTCTATCAAAGTGATATTGCCGACTACGTCAACCCCCGCGAGCGCCTGAACGACGTTTTTGTAGGGCCTTATTCCCGCTTCGACCTTTCGATTCGGCAAAAAATCCGTGCCAACCTTGAACTCTACGCCAACCTGAACAACGTCAATAACCGTCCAGACGAACGCTACACTGGCCAAGATACCCTAAACCCAGACTATCACTTTAGCCGGCAGTATCTCTCTTACCGAGAACTCTACGGCTACACCGTTGATGTGGGCTTTCGCTATCGATTTTGA
- a CDS encoding ROK family transcriptional regulator, with translation MLLGTNLKHAKAYNFRIVLETIRRFGPISRAEVARRTELTAQTISNITRELLDLGLIYEAERQRDGRGAPSILLTINPDGAYSIGLDLDRDHLTALLVDFAGQVRQRIHHTLDEVLPPEKAMDLLAHTVYELLQAAQLPPEKIWGIGVGIPGPLDVSPDGHVTNVANPKAFPGWHRVPVVAILEKRLQLPVFLENNATAAAIGERWYGAGQHIATFFYVFFSEGLGGGLIINGQPYDGHTGNAGELGYCYLPPAYTSAEDLAIFQKPHLGILFNVPRLYRRLREAGYMARSLEDLDQLFRDQNPVLLEWLQLGLEHLAPVILAIEYLIDPEAIFFGGRLPQSLITYSIEWLEKRLAEMRIEEKPPARLLPSTAGIDAAALGLATLPMYVHLAPAPHVLLKTNGEPNTTRRTTGTVY, from the coding sequence ATGCTGCTCGGCACCAACCTAAAACATGCAAAAGCCTACAATTTTCGGATTGTTCTAGAAACCATTCGTCGCTTTGGCCCCATCTCACGGGCCGAGGTTGCCCGTCGTACTGAACTGACCGCGCAGACCATCTCGAACATCACCCGTGAATTGCTAGACTTGGGCTTGATCTATGAAGCCGAGCGACAGCGCGATGGCCGAGGAGCCCCGTCCATTCTACTTACCATCAATCCGGATGGGGCTTATTCGATTGGCTTAGACCTCGACCGAGACCATTTGACTGCTTTACTGGTAGACTTTGCTGGGCAGGTCCGTCAGCGCATTCACCATACGCTCGACGAGGTGCTACCCCCTGAAAAAGCCATGGACTTGCTTGCACACACGGTCTACGAATTGCTTCAGGCAGCCCAGCTTCCCCCAGAGAAAATCTGGGGCATCGGCGTAGGCATTCCGGGACCCTTAGATGTCTCCCCAGATGGACACGTTACAAACGTTGCCAACCCTAAAGCCTTTCCAGGTTGGCATCGCGTACCCGTCGTAGCCATCCTGGAAAAACGGCTGCAACTACCGGTCTTTTTGGAAAACAACGCCACTGCTGCCGCTATCGGTGAACGCTGGTACGGCGCTGGCCAGCACATCGCCACGTTTTTTTATGTCTTTTTCAGCGAAGGCCTTGGCGGTGGCCTGATCATCAACGGCCAACCCTACGACGGCCATACCGGCAATGCAGGCGAACTGGGCTACTGTTACCTACCCCCAGCCTACACCTCTGCGGAAGACCTGGCCATTTTTCAAAAACCGCACTTAGGTATTCTGTTCAACGTACCCCGCCTCTACCGGCGCCTGCGCGAGGCCGGCTACATGGCGCGTTCCCTGGAAGACCTCGACCAACTCTTTCGCGATCAAAATCCCGTCTTGCTCGAATGGCTACAGCTCGGTCTGGAACACCTGGCACCGGTGATCCTGGCTATTGAATACCTGATCGACCCCGAGGCCATCTTTTTTGGCGGCCGCTTACCCCAATCGCTAATTACTTACAGCATTGAATGGCTCGAAAAACGCCTAGCCGAAATGCGTATCGAAGAAAAACCCCCCGCACGCCTCCTCCCTAGCACCGCCGGCATTGACGCTGCTGCCTTAGGACTGGCTACGCTACCCATGTATGTCCACCTGGCACCAGCACCCCACGTACTCCTTAAAACCAACGGCGAACCCAATACCACGCGCCGCACTACAGGCACCGTCTACTAA